The DNA segment GCATTTGCAATGGCAGCCTTGTTGTTATCATTGATTGAGAGGTTGAGAAGAGCGGTAACAGCGTTTTCTTGGACAGTCAAGTCAGATGAACGGAGCAGATGGGCCAACAAACTGATAGCCCCACAATTTGCAATTACAACTCGGTTTTCCATGTTATGCTTGGCAAGTAGCCGAATATTTTCTGTGGCTTTGATTTGTGAGACAAGAGAACTACTCTTAAGATCCTCAACCAGCTTCTTAACTTCGGTTTCAACTTCTATGAGATCAGGTCTCATATCAACAACAGGAGAAGAAACAACTCTTGAAACAAATCTCTTGGATGGCCTGCGCCGAATTGCTTGGCCACGAGTCCTTGGCTCCACCGGCCTCAATGATAAATCAAGCTCTCTCAGAGGTACATCGGTACCATAGTCTGAAGCAGGTTGAAGTTCTGCAGGAAGCTCCCCAGAAGCATCACTGGCATTTGCAAGTGCTCCCACTTCATTGCCAACTCCTTCTCCTTGGAAAGTAATAGAATTAGAATGAGTGCTGGATGCTGAGTTAGATCGATTATGAACCTGTAATGGACGTTCATAAGTGCCAGCAGCATCAGTTTTAGATGGGGATGTCATGAGAAGGTGGCCTGCTTCCAAACCTCCCTCTCCTGCGTGGTCTGACCTGTCTTCAGAACTTCTTGGGGACACTCTTTCTACGTCTGAACCGTTTCCATTTATAGCAGCTTCTGCCAATGAATTCTCTGATAATGGTTGAAGATGTGATGGAGACGCTCCCTCTCTTTGGGTTGCAGTTGATGGGATTGATTTCTTTATTGGAGAACCCAAAGATCCATCTGGTGGACCGAAACTTTTGACACTCCTTACTCCATGGTAATGAGCATTTGCAAGCCGTGAAGCAGATTGGTTTGAGTCGATAGATATTGTTTGGTCGGGCAGCTTCACATTGTTTGATTCACACCAACTTGCAATGAGTGCTTTTACAGTGTAATTAGGAATAAGATTCGTGTGTGCTAAAGTATGCCGTGTCTTTGGACAAACAGTAAACCCAAGATCGATCCACTCCCGTATAAAAGCACGCTCATAAGTTTGTCCAGACGCAACAATAACAGGATCAGTCATGAGTTCAAGAGACAGAGGGCAACACAAATCAGGAGGTATTGGAACAGGATTATCGGGTTGTGACTGCTTGATCATCACAAGGAGGTCATGCATGTGCGCAACCAGCACAATAATTTGATCTATATACTCAGCTTCACCAGCTTTTTCAGCCTGTTCAgcattttctttcaatttctcaAGGGCCACAATCTCGATCAGTAGTTCCTGGTTTGACTTTAAGCTCAAGCTATCAGCAATTTTTTCCAGGCTTTCTGGGATAGCTCCAGAACCCTCCACTTGATCCTTAATAGTTTTTGTTATTATTGACGATGTTTGTTCAGGTACAATAAGCTTGATTTCATGTACACAATGCTGCAATTAGCAGTGGCAAACACCACAAGGAGAGGTTAAAATGCATGTCTCATCCCTCAAATGTGACCCCGAATGATGGTTTTTTTGTAAGACTCAGGCAGCAAACAAGGAAAAAAAGAACCAAACACCAGCCACTACCTCAAGAGATGCAGCACTGAATCCGGATGGAAGGCGTTGATCAAAAGATTTCAGCAACTCGAGAATTTCCAAACCATGATTTTGGACCTTAACCAGAAGTGATTCAACTTGTAAAACCTGGATACCAAGAAAATATTAGCCAAAACAAACTTGTCACCAGGATGCAAGAATTTTAACACAATTAAAAACAGTATAAAATAAAGAATCCTCCCATTCAGCCTCCAAGTTTGTTTTTTGGGCTCAAGATTTCACACTTAGTTCATCACTTACAAAGTAGATTTTACTCATCAGCAGTTGCCAGTTTTCAAATATCTCTCTCAATTCATCAACATATTGATGGAGTCCCGTGACTTCCT comes from the Henckelia pumila isolate YLH828 chromosome 1, ASM3356847v2, whole genome shotgun sequence genome and includes:
- the LOC140878329 gene encoding U-box domain-containing protein 4-like isoform X1 — encoded protein: MRYYFDVFKLKSVVILLYQLMEISLLKSLLSSITGLSELVNHESMKDELVQKYHLRIEQILKLLKPILHAIGDSELASDEVFEKEVTGLHQYVDELREIFENWQLLMSKIYFVLQVESLLVKVQNHGLEILELLKSFDQRLPSGFSAASLEHCVHEIKLIVPEQTSSIITKTIKDQVEGSGAIPESLEKIADSLSLKSNQELLIEIVALEKLKENAEQAEKAGEAEYIDQIIVLVAHMHDLLVMIKQSQPDNPVPIPPDLCCPLSLELMTDPVIVASGQTYERAFIREWIDLGFTVCPKTRHTLAHTNLIPNYTVKALIASWCESNNVKLPDQTISIDSNQSASRLANAHYHGVRSVKSFGPPDGSLGSPIKKSIPSTATQREGASPSHLQPLSENSLAEAAINGNGSDVERVSPRSSEDRSDHAGEGGLEAGHLLMTSPSKTDAAGTYERPLQVHNRSNSASSTHSNSITFQGEGVGNEVGALANASDASGELPAELQPASDYGTDVPLRELDLSLRPVEPRTRGQAIRRRPSKRFVSRVVSSPVVDMRPDLIEVETEVKKLVEDLKSSSLVSQIKATENIRLLAKHNMENRVVIANCGAISLLAHLLRSSDLTVQENAVTALLNLSINDNNKAAIANADCIASLIYVLVNGNTDAKENSAATLFSLSVIEENKIKIGRSGAIVPLVGLLANGTPRGKKDASTALFNLSINHENKPLIVQAGAVKYLVELMDPTYGMVDKAVAVLSNLATIHEGRMSIGEEGGIPVLVEVVELGSGRGKENAAAALLQLCNHSNKFCRIVLQEGVIPPLAALSQSGTPRAREKANQLLQLLRSKWRGNSRT
- the LOC140878329 gene encoding U-box domain-containing protein 4-like isoform X2, with the translated sequence MEISLLKSLLSSITGLSELVNHESMKDELVQKYHLRIEQILKLLKPILHAIGDSELASDEVFEKEVTGLHQYVDELREIFENWQLLMSKIYFVLQVESLLVKVQNHGLEILELLKSFDQRLPSGFSAASLEHCVHEIKLIVPEQTSSIITKTIKDQVEGSGAIPESLEKIADSLSLKSNQELLIEIVALEKLKENAEQAEKAGEAEYIDQIIVLVAHMHDLLVMIKQSQPDNPVPIPPDLCCPLSLELMTDPVIVASGQTYERAFIREWIDLGFTVCPKTRHTLAHTNLIPNYTVKALIASWCESNNVKLPDQTISIDSNQSASRLANAHYHGVRSVKSFGPPDGSLGSPIKKSIPSTATQREGASPSHLQPLSENSLAEAAINGNGSDVERVSPRSSEDRSDHAGEGGLEAGHLLMTSPSKTDAAGTYERPLQVHNRSNSASSTHSNSITFQGEGVGNEVGALANASDASGELPAELQPASDYGTDVPLRELDLSLRPVEPRTRGQAIRRRPSKRFVSRVVSSPVVDMRPDLIEVETEVKKLVEDLKSSSLVSQIKATENIRLLAKHNMENRVVIANCGAISLLAHLLRSSDLTVQENAVTALLNLSINDNNKAAIANADCIASLIYVLVNGNTDAKENSAATLFSLSVIEENKIKIGRSGAIVPLVGLLANGTPRGKKDASTALFNLSINHENKPLIVQAGAVKYLVELMDPTYGMVDKAVAVLSNLATIHEGRMSIGEEGGIPVLVEVVELGSGRGKENAAAALLQLCNHSNKFCRIVLQEGVIPPLAALSQSGTPRAREKANQLLQLLRSKWRGNSRT